One stretch of Hevea brasiliensis isolate MT/VB/25A 57/8 chromosome 12, ASM3005281v1, whole genome shotgun sequence DNA includes these proteins:
- the LOC110669774 gene encoding disease resistance protein RLM3-like isoform X2 — MASTSLSTPPRNYGYDAFINFRGKDIRRTFLSHLIGALRRKHINAFKDENLRKGEKITPRLLQIIEESRVSIVIFSTNYADSSWCLDELVKILQCYENLKQIVKPLFFKVNTNDVQDLTGKFGKAFSKLRGELKVPEWTHALMEVSQFAAWESKKFQRIQIQA; from the exons ATGGCTTCTACTTCTTTATCAACCCCTCCTCGCAATTATGGGTATGATGCCTTTATTAATTTCAGAGGCAAAGATATTCGAAGGACTTTTCTCTCTCATCTCATAGGTGCTTTGCGGCGAAAACATATCAATGCCTTTAAGGATGAAAACCTTCGTAAAGGAGAAAAGATCACACCAAGACTCTTGCAAATAATCGAAGAATCAAGAGTCTCAATAGTTATTTTCTCTACAAATTATGCAGATTCTTCATGGTGTTTAGATGAGCTAGTGAAGATACTTCAATgctatgaaaatttaaaacaaatagTCAAACCACTTTTTTTCAAAGTAAATACAAATGATGTTCAAGACCTGACAGGAAAATTTGGGAAGGCATTTAGTAAGCTTAGAGGAGAACTCAAGGTGCCCGAGTGGACGCATGCTTTGATGGAAGTAAGCCAATTCGCCGCTTGGGAGTCAAAAAAATTTCA GAGGATAcaaattcaagcttga
- the LOC110669774 gene encoding disease resistance protein RPS6-like isoform X1 — protein sequence MHDLLQQMGQEIVVEESKKPETRRNLWKYEDIRDVLTINSGTENIEGILLNMFEKNDLVISSKAFKNMRNLRFLKICYYLPSEKEDFIHYPSHGGQVLLPRGLKCLTEKLRYLKWEKYPSTSLPQNFCPKNLVELRLSDSNLTELWDGDKKGIKCRVDLVEESGRRRNHDFVFHSVD from the exons ATGCATGACTTGCTACAACAAATGGGTCAGGAGATTGTTGTTGAGGAAAGCAAAAAGCCTGAAACTCGCAGAAATTTGTGGAAATACGAAGATATTCGCGATGTATTGACAATAAATTCG GGAACAGAAAATATTGAAGGCATATTACTTAACATGTTTGAGAAGAATGATTTGGTGATAAGTTCCAAGGCATTCAAGAATATGCGCAATCTGAGATTCCTCAAAATTTGCTATTATCTTCCATCAGAAAAAGAAGATTTTATCCATTATCCTTCCCATGGAGGTCAGGTGCTTCTTCCTCGCGGCCTTAAGTGTCTTACAGAAAAGCTGAGATACCTTAAGTGGGAAAAATACCCTTCGACATCATTGCCACAAAATTTTTGTCCGAAGAATTTGGTAGAACTTCGCTTGAGTGACAGTAACCTCACAGAACTTTGGGATGGAGATAAG AAGGGCATTAAATGTAGAGTGGATTTGGTAGAAGAATCTGGACGTAGGCGTAACCATGATTTCGTTTTCCACTCTGTTGATTAA